The following are from one region of the Desulfurispira natronophila genome:
- the dsrO gene encoding sulfate reduction electron transfer complex DsrMKJOP subunit DsrO codes for MDEEKKSMKRRSFVKGLSAWLLASGAAVQAQAFSGKIPGRDEEDQRYVGQEGKRFGMVVDLRKCVGCQACTGACKVENKTPRHHFRTWVAEYERGEYPAVHKVFLPQLCNHCASPSCVKVCPTGATFSRGDGVVMVDDKVCWGCGYCVNACPYDKRYFHPQSKTVDKCTLCAHRLDSGLLPACVESCVGGARVAGDLNDKKSQVSRLLAGFSTAVLQPSQGNRPQVYYIGLDGSVQNQVRGTVNLDDLARMRDGKPRREWQTAYK; via the coding sequence ATGGACGAGGAAAAGAAGTCAATGAAGCGTCGGAGTTTTGTCAAGGGTCTGAGTGCCTGGCTGCTTGCCAGTGGTGCTGCTGTTCAGGCCCAGGCTTTTTCAGGCAAAATTCCGGGGCGAGATGAAGAGGATCAAAGATACGTTGGTCAAGAGGGAAAACGCTTTGGCATGGTTGTAGATCTACGCAAATGCGTGGGATGCCAGGCTTGCACGGGTGCCTGCAAGGTAGAGAACAAAACCCCACGCCATCATTTTCGCACTTGGGTAGCGGAGTATGAGCGGGGTGAGTATCCGGCAGTGCACAAAGTATTTTTGCCCCAGTTGTGTAATCATTGCGCGTCACCGTCATGTGTAAAAGTCTGTCCTACGGGTGCTACTTTCTCCCGTGGAGACGGTGTCGTTATGGTTGATGACAAAGTCTGCTGGGGGTGTGGCTACTGTGTCAACGCCTGCCCCTACGACAAGCGCTACTTTCACCCTCAGAGCAAGACGGTAGATAAGTGCACCCTTTGTGCCCACCGCCTGGACAGTGGCCTGCTGCCAGCCTGTGTCGAGTCCTGCGTCGGGGGCGCCCGGGTAGCGGGAGACCTCAATGACAAGAAATCCCAGGTCTCGCGGCTACTTGCAGGTTTTTCTACTGCTGTTCTACAACCATCCCAGGGGAATCGCCCCCAGGTGTACTACATCGGCCTGGATGGCTCTGTGCAAAACCAGGTGCGCGGTACAGTGAATCTGGATGACCTGGCACGCATGCGCGATGGAAAACCCCGCCGCGAATGGCAAACAGCGTATAAGTGA
- the nrfD gene encoding NrfD/PsrC family molybdoenzyme membrane anchor subunit has protein sequence MEIFESLFTISSVTPDRPWGLNIPNYFWFTGSSAAAFIIASFAHVFGIRKYKPVAGFSLLLAFVLLVAAPLNLIDDLRQPGRLFNFFLYGWDHFLTSPMKWGVLLLMAYPLLILFEALLLYRTHFVHKAQEASSALARGFYRLMALGNMRLDEAALQKDEKRGFVLGAIGIPLALSVHGYTGYILGAVQANPLWSTPLMPVLFLASAMVSGAGLLIVLLPIVQRYFSPMQRVDGDMMLALARLLGWFIVIDLVVRFFWLTFAMPFAGDSGYTLVEYFRHHFVGVVYVEYLLCLIVPMIIVFSPLAKRVGWVFLAGLITAVGVWLFRWNTVVGGQGIGRTATGFLEHTPHWFGPDSITAIMANWGAFIAILAIVMLIFPWDREMAEHYQGEHHGKE, from the coding sequence ATGGAAATTTTTGAATCTCTGTTTACCATTTCATCGGTTACTCCTGACCGTCCCTGGGGGCTCAATATCCCCAACTACTTCTGGTTTACGGGCAGCAGTGCGGCCGCCTTTATTATTGCCAGTTTTGCCCACGTCTTTGGCATTCGCAAGTACAAGCCGGTGGCGGGATTTTCTTTGTTACTGGCCTTTGTGCTGCTGGTGGCAGCTCCTTTGAACCTTATCGATGACCTGCGCCAACCGGGACGCTTGTTTAATTTCTTCCTTTATGGCTGGGATCACTTTCTCACTTCTCCCATGAAGTGGGGGGTTTTGCTGCTCATGGCTTATCCGTTGTTGATTCTCTTTGAAGCCTTGCTGCTCTACCGTACTCATTTTGTGCATAAGGCGCAGGAAGCGTCCAGTGCTTTGGCGAGAGGCTTTTACCGTCTTATGGCGCTCGGGAATATGCGCCTGGACGAAGCCGCTTTGCAAAAGGATGAAAAGCGTGGTTTTGTATTGGGTGCCATCGGTATCCCCCTGGCATTAAGTGTACACGGCTACACCGGCTACATCCTGGGTGCGGTTCAGGCCAACCCCCTGTGGAGTACGCCTCTGATGCCGGTTTTGTTCCTGGCATCGGCCATGGTCTCCGGGGCGGGACTGCTGATTGTCCTATTGCCCATTGTGCAGAGGTACTTCAGCCCCATGCAGCGGGTTGATGGAGATATGATGCTTGCCCTGGCCCGTCTGCTGGGCTGGTTTATTGTCATTGACCTGGTTGTCCGCTTCTTCTGGCTGACCTTTGCCATGCCGTTTGCCGGCGATTCTGGCTACACCTTGGTCGAATACTTCAGGCATCACTTTGTAGGTGTGGTTTACGTTGAATACCTGCTCTGCCTGATCGTACCCATGATTATTGTCTTCAGCCCTCTGGCAAAACGTGTCGGGTGGGTTTTCCTGGCCGGTTTGATAACAGCCGTCGGCGTGTGGCTCTTTCGCTGGAACACGGTTGTGGGTGGACAGGGAATTGGTCGAACAGCCACCGGATTTCTGGAGCACACGCCCCACTGGTTTGGCCCTGACAGTATCACCGCAATAATGGCTAACTGGGGTGCTTTCATAGCCATACTGGCCATCGTCATGCTGATTTTCCCCTGGGATCGGGAGATGGCGGAACACTACCAAGGAGAACATCATGGAAAAGAGTAG